From a single Aspergillus puulaauensis MK2 DNA, chromosome 2, nearly complete sequence genomic region:
- a CDS encoding glycoside hydrolase family 31 protein (CAZy:GH31;~COG:G,M,O;~EggNog:ENOG410PJIC;~InterPro:IPR017853,IPR000322,IPR013780;~PFAM:PF01055;~go_function: GO:0004553 - hydrolase activity, hydrolyzing O-glycosyl compounds [Evidence IEA];~go_process: GO:0005975 - carbohydrate metabolic process [Evidence IEA]) — MSEHVFETHPKASPEATVQGRNYRFTLFNERLIRFEWAEDGQFEDRASTFAINREFPTPKFRVVDGDELQIITDHFLVSYTKEKFSPQSLVFHFNGKSIKYGSPWRFGTPTEFNLGGTARTLDGVDGRCDMGQGVLSKAGYAVIDDSKSMLFDDSGFVAPRRPGDRFDCYLFCYGRDYKDAIKALYAVSGKQPAIPRYVLGNWWSRYYAYHQDEYVALMDKFRAHDIPLSVAVLDMDWHYVSDERVPHAGWTGYTWDKNLFPDPVKFREELHERYLQITLNDHPHGGIHAHEDAYEEMARFLNHDTTNKNPILFDPASPRFMQAYFHILHRRLENQACDFWWIDWQQGPYSKIPNFDPLWLLNHFQYLDSSRDGRSPLIFSRYGGPGSHRYPIGFSGDTVVTWSSLAFQPEFTATASNIGYGWWSHDIGGHIRGIRDDELLARWTQLGVFSPVMRLHSTSSRWMSKEPWLYGDECARAMARFLQFRHRLVPYLYTQSILGSNTDEPLIQPMYWSYPKRNEAYEVPNQYFLGRDLLVAPIVQPRDRRTGLASVRAWLPPQGRFVDLFSGTVYDGGRGVTFYRSISQYPVLAPEGAILALDGEDIPRNGCLNPDVLEIIVVVGEDGETTLIETAEDNSFNGGSTPQRNLEQSKVLIKFQQQKGELVISGSVQRRCIVRFLGLDSIPADFNLAISGAENGEKGDISISKFGNSVPCLSVDIPQIKSGVDIVVNLWQNPQLAVQDHTAALEELIRGYQIEFGMKDRLWNAIEEGKGQPLKIVSSLLSLGYDDAVVGPLVELVSADSRAP; from the coding sequence ATGAGCGAACACGTATTCGAGACTCACCCAAAGGCCAGCCCCGAAGCTACCGTCCAGGGACGCAACTATCGCTTCACCCTTTTCAACGAACGCCTAATCCGGTTTGAATGggcagaagatggccagttCGAGGACAGAGCATCGACATTCGCCATAAACCGCGAATTCCCAACCCCCAAATTCCGAGTCGTCGATGGCGACGAACTGCAAATAATAACCGATCATTTCCTCGTCAGCTACACCAAAGAAAAGTTCAGCCCTCAGAGCCTCGTCTTCCACTTCAACGGCAAGAGCATCAAGTACGGATCGCCATGGCGGTTCGGGACACCCACGGAGTTCAATCTCGGGGGCACGGCCAGAACATTAGACGGCGTCGATGGACGCTGTGATATGGGGCAGGGCGTTCTCTCGAAAGCAGGGTATGCAGTGATTGACGACTCAAAGAGTATGCTGTTCGACGACTCTGGCTTTGTGGCTCCCAGACGCCCTGGAGATCGGTTCGACTGTTACCTCTTCTGCTACGGCCGCGACTATAAAGACGCCATTAAAGCGTTGTATGCTGTTTCGGGGAAACAGCCTGCTATCCCGCGCTATGTCCTGGGGAACTGGTGGAGCCGGTACTACGCATACCACCAGGACGAGTACGTGGCGCTGATGGACAAGTTCCGAGCCCACGATATTCCACTCTCTGTTGCTGTTCTGGACATGGACTGGCATTATGTCTCTGACGAGCGCGTCCCTCATGCCGGCTGGACAGGGTATACCTGGGATAAGAACCTGTTCCCTGACCCAGTCAAATTCAGAGAGGAACTGCACGAGCGATATCTCCAGATAACACTAAACGACCACCCCCACGGTGGAATCCACGCCCACGAAGACGCATACGAGGAGATGGCACGGTTCCTAAACCacgacaccaccaacaagaacCCCATTCTCTTCGACCCAGCCAGTCCAAGATTCATGCAAGCCTatttccacatcctccatcgCAGACTCGAGAACCAAGCCTGCGACTTCTGGTGGATCGACTGGCAACAGGGTCCATACTCCAAGATCCCAAACTTCGACCCGCTCTGGCTCCTCAATCACTTCCAGTATCTGGACAGCTCACGCGACGGACGCTCCCCTCTGATATTCTCGCGGTACGGCGGCCCAGGGAGCCATCGATACCCTATCGGCTTCTCCGGCGACACAGTCGTAACCTGGTCGTCTCTCGCCTTCCAGCCCGAATTCACAGCCACGGCATCGAATATCGGATACGGATGGTGGAGCCACGATATCGGCGGGCATATCCGCGGGATTCGCGACGACGAGTTGCTCGCGCGGTGGACGCAGCTAGGCGTTTTCTCACCGGTCATGAGACTGCATTCAACATCTTCACGGTGGATGTCGAAGGAACCTTGGCTGTATGGCGACGAGTGCGCAAGGGCAATGGCCCGCTTTCTACAGTTTAGACACCGCTTGGTGCCATATCTATACACGCAGAGTATCCTCGGGTCCAACACCGACGAACCCCTAATCCAGCCGATGTACTGGTCGTATCCGAAAAGGAACGAAGCCTACGAAGTCCCGAACCAATATTTCCTCGGTCGTGACCTGCTTGTTGCACCGATCGTCCAGCCGCGCGATAGACGCACCGGTCTTGCTTCCGTTAGGGCGTGGCTTCCCCCGCAAGGCCGGTTCGTGGATTTATTCTCCGGGACGGTTTACGATGGTGGGAGGGGGGTTACCTTCTACCGGTCTATCTCGCAGTATCCTGTTCTCGCACCCGAGGGGGCAATACTCGCCTTGGACGGTGAAGATATTCCACGGAACGGATGTCTGAACCCTGATGTGCTCGAGATTATAGTCGTCGTcggggaagatggcgaaACGACCTTGATTGAAACGGCAGAGGACAATTCCTTCAACGGAGGGTCCACCCCGCAGCGCAACCTAGAGCAAAGCAAGGTCCTGATCAAGTTCCAGCAGCAAAAAGGCGAGCTGGTGATCTCGGGCAGCGTGCAGCGGCGCTGCATCGTCCGCTTCCTAGGGCTAGACTCGATCCCAGCGGATTTTAACCTCGCGATTTCCGGCGCCGAAAACGGAGAGAAGGGcgatatctccatctcgaagTTCGGGAATTCGGTACCGTGTCTTTCAGTGGATATCCCGCAGATAAAGTCGGGCGTGGATATTGTGGTTAATCTTTGGCAGAATCCGCAGCTTGCGGTGCAGGATCATACCGCTGCTCTTGAGGAGTTGATTCGGGGGTACCAGATTGAATTTGGGATGAAGGATCGGCTGTGGAATGCgattgaggaggggaaggggcAGCCGTTGAAGATTGTTTCGTCGTTGCTGTCGTTGGGAtatgatgatgctgttgttgggccGCTGGTTGAACTTGTTTCGGCTGATAGTAGAGCTCCTTAG
- a CDS encoding uncharacterized protein (COG:T;~EggNog:ENOG410PQ0Q;~InterPro:IPR000719,IPR011009,IPR017441;~PFAM:PF00069;~go_function: GO:0004672 - protein kinase activity [Evidence IEA];~go_function: GO:0005524 - ATP binding [Evidence IEA];~go_process: GO:0006468 - protein phosphorylation [Evidence IEA]) encodes MDDRDSISCSYTNSSSASHTRSISVTSSTVTVPFVPDRIIEPLDYYSKQKFHPVHLMDTFQGARYMVIRKLGYGSFSTVWLARDSKLDRYVALKIGHAESEPSAETGIYDRLAKPGLISHPGCNHYLPLLDHFRVTGPNGTHQALVYEPMGASVHEVKDALFPDAPFPLWTAKSILWQTLLGLDFMLANDVVHGDVQPRNLLFTLDDLAHLPLSEMSQDKEIPVTRVFDTNLGGGITGPEYLVAADSLMKYIDISQSFTIKISDLGGSFLTSNPPKTPSPPLHLRGPETLFQGLVSSKQDMWSFGCLIFEFLTGIGLFDLTDYPVSEITDDMHFIDMYNILGVPADTNLRDTHWPSWREFFGPNGERINHYNRKRDRDSDSEGRRTAHTLEGLITQSLGGRVSGEDLDITIDLLRGLLEFDPRKRFTTRDVLAHRWFEELRAGVRL; translated from the exons ATGGATGATAGAGATTCGATTTCGTGCTCTTACACTAATTCCTCGTCGGCGAGTCACACTCGCTCGATTAGTGTGACGTCGTCAACTGTGACCGTCCCATTTGTTCCTGATAGAATCATCGAACCCCTGGACTACTATTCCAAGCAGAAATTCCACCCGGTCCATCTGATGGACACGTTCCAAGGTGCCCGGTACATGGTCATCCGCAAGCTGGGATACGGCTCATTCTCAACGGTCTGGTTGGCCAGAGATAGCAA ACTCGACCGCTACGTCGCACTAAAGATTGGACATGCCGAGTCCGAACCATCCGCTGAAACTGGTATATACGACAGACTAGCGAAGCCGGGCCTCATCTCACACCCCGGCTGCAACCATTACCTGCCCCTGTTGGACCATTTCCGAGTCACCGGCCCCAATGGCACTCACCAGGCATTGGTCTACGAACCAATGGGAGCAAGCGTCCATGAAGTGAAGGATGCTCTTTTCCCAGATGCCCCGTTTCCGCTCTGGACAGCCAAGTCTATACTATGGCAGACTTTGCTTGGCCTGGACTTTATGTTGGCCAATGATGTCGTGCATGGAGATGTGCAGCCGCGCAATCTCCTTTTCACACTGGATGACTTGGCCCATCTGCCTCTATCTGAGATGTCCCAGGACAAGGAGATCCCAGTGACTCGGGTCTTCGATACGAATCTTGGTGGTGGCATTACAGGGCCAGAATACCTCGTCGCCGCTGATTCGTTGATGAAATACATTGACATCTCCCAGTCGTTTACAATCAAGATATCCGACCTCGGCGGAT CCTTCCTAACATCAAACCCCCCCAAAaccccctccccaccccTCCACCTGCGCGGCCCCGAAACCCTCTTCCAAGGCCTCGTCTCCTCAAAACAAGACATGTGGAGCTTCGGGTGCCTAATCTTCGAGTTCCTCACGGGcatcggcctcttcgatCTAACCGACTACCCGGTCTCCGAGATCACAGACGACATGCACTTCATTGACATGTACAACATCCTCGGGGTCCCAGCGGACACAAACCTCAGAGATACACACTGGCCTAGTTGGCGCGAGTTCTTCGGGCCAAACGGCGAGCGGATAAACCACTACAACCGGAAACGGGATCGGGATTCTGATAGCGAGGGGCGGCGGACGGCGCATACGTTGGAGGGGTTAATAACGCAATCTTTGGGAGGGCGGGTTTCGGGTGAAGACCTGGATATCACGATAGATTTGCTGCGAGGGCTGTTGGAGTTTGACCCCCGGAAAAGGTTTACGACGAGGGATGTGTTGGCGCATAGATGGTTTGAGGAGTTGAGGGCGGGTGTTCGTCTTTAG
- a CDS encoding uncharacterized protein (SECRETED:SignalP(1-19)), which translates to MRMSIIAAVLASLAPAVSAQHSVNCWGKASHAPFDKLIAAVQTLDRAIYMAPTPLGPSVRADKNDCHELWCVKDVSIRFCNENTEQARSMPLQNIVNSLNAIMHDCATTYKGEKVAGGVVDHPDKWSVVVQMDDQCKPASY; encoded by the exons ATGCGCAtgtccatcatcgccgccgtgCTTGCCTCTCTGGCTCCCGCAGTGTCCGCT CAACACTCCGTCAACTGCTGGGGCAAGGCCTCGCACGCGCCGTTTGACAAGCTCATCGCAGCCGTACAGACTCTGGATCGGGCAATCTACATGGCGCCTACGCCCCTGGGCCCCTCTGTTCGCGCCGACAAGAACGATTGCCATGAACTCTGGTGCGTGAAGGATGTTAGCATCCGTTTCTGCAACGAG AACACGGAGCAGGCCCGTTCTATGCCCCTTCAGAATATCGTGAATAGCCTGAATGCTATCATGCACGACTGTGCTACTACCTACAAGGGCGAGAAGGTTGCTGGCGGTGTTGTGGACCACCCGGACAAATGGTCGGTTGTTGTCCAGATGGATGATCAGTGCAAGCCAGCCTCGTATTAA
- a CDS encoding uncharacterized protein (InterPro:IPR014756,IPR014752), translating to MAPSNEVHVTIDNPDTPIPGQDITATATLNLTKPLSVSEFTVSIYGRAFSRIYRQYVLSNFRYNWCGQGFFFKRFVVLIQTPTTLPPGTHTFPFRLQLPATTEQVRGNWHMFNKWKPRDPFPGKDTTHPLPATLVDMAANETWGSTEGKVEYIIEAKVQKGPEAGFLDSMPKDARTFTVASLPRPDLPQSLNSAQIPWQQVVRTIQTPAGPANITCRLPQVLIQGAKAPIYLKSDRPLVLTGLKIKLYLEYLVRGRNLIWPEKRTSVTPSAQLVRAENGSLPLSAEYVPVRVLEISRGLPLAFVTFNLACLAHWLEIKYRVTEPGGKEETKAVMKDISVQVQSWVDGRAGENGQGQGKQVGGSFVGQVLNEEEYRKWQAEKK from the coding sequence ATGGCGCCCTCGAACGAGGTGCACGTCACAATCGATAACCCTGACACCCCGATCCCGGGCCAGGACATCACCGCGACAGCAACCCTCAACCTCACGAAGCCACTCTCCGTCTCTGAattcaccgtctccatctACGGCCGCGCATTCTCGCGCATCTACCGCCAATACGTACTCAGCAACTTCCGGTACAATTGGTGCGGGcagggcttcttcttcaagcgcttcgtcgtcctcatccagacCCCCACCACCCTGCCCCCGGGTACACACACATTCCCCTTTCGACTCCAACTCCCAGCGACAACCGAACAAGTCCGCGGAAACTGGCACATGTTCAACAAATGGAAGCCGCGCGACCCTTTCCCAGGCAAGGACACCACCCACCCACTGCCAGCGACATTAGTAGACATGGCCGCCAACGAAACCTGGGGCTCGACCGAGGGAAAAGTAGAGTACATCATCGAAGCAAAGGTGCAAAAGGGACCCGAGGCAGGCTTCCTCGACTCAATGCCCAAAGACGCCAGAACCTTCACCGTCGCATCCCTCCCCCGTCCAGACCTCCCTCAATCCCTCAACTCAGCCCAGATCCCCTGGCAGCAAGTCGTCCGCACAATCCAGACCCCGGCCGGCCCCGCAAATATCACCTGCCGCCTCCCGCAAGTCCTCATCCAAGGTGCAAAGGCCCCCATATACCTCAAATCCGACCGCCCGCTCGTTCTCACAGGTCTGAAGATAAAGCTGTACCTAGAGTATCTCGTGCGCGGGCGTAATCTGATCTGGCCGGAGAAACGCACGAGTGTGACTCCCAGCGCGCAGCTCGTCAGAGCCGAGAATGGGAGTCTGCCGCTCTCGGCGGAATATGTGCCTGTGCGGGTGCTGGAAATTTCGCGCGGTCTGCCGTTGGCGTTTGTGACGTTTAATCTGGCTTGTCTTGCGCACTGGCTGGAGATTAAGTATCGGGTTACTGAGCCGGGTGGGAAGGAGGAGACGAAGGCTGTTATGAAGGATATTTcggtgcaggtgcagtcgTGGGTGGATGGTCGGGCTGGCGAGAATGGACAGGGGCAGGGGAAGCAGGTTGGTGGCAGCTTTGTAGGGCAGGTGCTTAATGAGGAGGAGTATCGCAAGTGgcaggctgagaagaagTAG
- a CDS encoding GMC family oxidoreductase (CAZy:AA3;~COG:E;~EggNog:ENOG410PJ5E;~InterPro:IPR012132,IPR036188,IPR000172,IPR007867;~PFAM:PF05199,PF00732;~SECRETED:SignalP(1-17);~go_function: GO:0016614 - oxidoreductase activity, acting on CH-OH group of donors [Evidence IEA];~go_function: GO:0050660 - flavin adenine dinucleotide binding [Evidence IEA];~go_process: GO:0055114 - oxidation-reduction process [Evidence IEA]), whose translation MLCYAILLLASNALCQTFDYIVVGGGTSGLPLAARLAQHHTVALIEAGGYYEVEYPLAKTPAADVLPVGSDPGVKNIPVDWEFITTPQRGANGRRVHFSRGKCLGGSSALNFMIYLRPTRQTMDKWAEAVNDTSYTFNNILPYYQRSANFTPPNTAKRFPNATVLYNASAFTSDGGPLQVSYSNYAMPWSTWVARGMEGIGMTEAADFNSGQLNGYQYCTSTIRPNDQTRSTSESSFIARSAPKNLKVYKKTLAKRILFDSNKNAIGVQVSPSRTLMASKEVIVSAGVFQSPQLLMVSGIGPREHLQQHNITVLADLPGVGQNMQDHPFFGPSYRVGIETLTRPANNPLYLVEQYFRWAVLHEGVFSNPVADFLAFERIPEELRSGFSEDTRRNLSWFPKDWPEVELMSGAGFLGNISSMFKDQPNDGYQYASILGVLHATTSQGTVTLASADTSDPPIINPNWLETESDQQLAVALFKRIRQAFASEEMKPIIIGKEYEPGESVQTDRQILEWIRNNVMTLWHPSRTCKMGTRDDTMAVVDSRARVFGVNRLRVVDASALPFLLPGHPQSTCYMLAEKIADDIINTTEAAKEVSRPDLR comes from the exons ATGTTATGCtacgccatcctcctcctggcctCGAACGCACTGTGTCAAACATTCGACTACATCGTCGTTGGCGGCGGGACATCAGGACTCCCACTCGCCGCACGCCTAGCCCAGCACCATACAGTCGCTCTTATCGAGGCTGGAGGTTACTATGAGGTTGAGTATCCACTGGCCAAAACACCAGCCGCAGATGTCCTGCCTGTTGGGTCAGACCCTGGTGTGAAGAATATTCCCGTAGACTGGGAATTCATCACCACGCCACAGCGAGGTGCAAATGGCCGGCGGGTCCATTTCTCTAGGGGAAAGTGTCTGGGTGGATC CTCTGCTCTTAACTTCATGATATACCTACG GCCGACTCGACAGACGATGGACAAGTGGGCAGAGGCCGTGAACGACACCAGCTATACCTTCAATAACATCCTCCCGTACTACCAGCGCAGCGCCAACTTCACGCCCCCGAATACAGCCAAGAGGTTCCCAAATGCGACTGTACTGTACAATGCTAGTGCATTTACCTCTGACGGCGGCCCACTGCAGGTATCCTACTCCAATTACGCAATGCCGTGGTCAACCTGGGTAGCTCGGGGCATGGAAGGTATTGGAATGACAGAGGCTGCAGACTTCAACAGCGGCCAACTCAACGGATACCAGTACTGCACGTCCACGATCCGTCCAAACGACCAGACCCGGAGTACATCAGAGTCTTCGTTCATCGCGAGGTCGGCCCCGAAGAACCTCAAAGTGTATAAGAAGACTCTGGCAAAGCGGATACTGTTCGACAGCAATAAAAACGCCATTGGGGTCCAAGTAAGTCCATCGCGAACTCTGATGGCCTCGAAAGAAGTGATCGTATCAGCAGGCGTTTTTCAATCTCCGcagttgttgatggtgtcgGGAATAGGCCCTAGGGAGCACTTGCAACAGCACAACATAACAGTACTGGCTGACCTTCCAGGGGTTGGCCAGAATATGCAGGACCATCCATTCTTCGGGCCCAGTTACCGCGTGGGAATCGAAACACTGACACGACCTGCGAACAATCCACTCTATCTGGTAGAACAGTATTTTCGTTGGGCTGTTCTGCACGAAGGTGTCTTCTCTAACCCGGTTGCTGATTTTCTAGCCTTTGAAAGGATCCCCGAAGAACTGCGGTCAGGTTTCTCCGAAGACACACGGCGGAATCTCTCGTGGTTTCCGAAGGACTGGCCAGAGGTCGAG TTAATGTCAGGAGCAGGCTTCCTTGGGAATATTTCCAGCATGTTCAAAGACCAGCCGAACGATGGCTACCAATACGCGTCTATTCTCGGAGTACTACACGCCACAACCTCTCAAGGTACTGTAACGCTGGCATCGGCTGACACTTCTGACCCACCCATTATCAACCCGAATTGGCTGGAGACCGAGTCGGATCAGCAGCTGGCTGTGGCATTGTTCAAAAGGATCCGTCAAGCGTTCGCCAGCGAGGAGATGAAGCCAATTATTATCGGCAAAGAATACGAGCCGGGCGAGAGTGTTCAGACGGACAGGCAGATCTTGGAATGGATACGCAATAATGTCATGACACTGTGGCATCCATCCCGAACATGCAAAATGGGCACTAGGGACGACACCATGGCTGTGGTGGATAGCAGAGCTCGCGTCTTTGGGGTCAATCGACTACGGGTAGTTGATGCCAGTGCACTCCCCTTTCTGCTACCAGGGCACCCCCAGTCTACTTGCT ACATGCTTGCAGAGAAAATCGCGGACGACATTATAAACACTACGGAAGCTGCAAAGGAAGTATCCAGGCCCGATCTACGGTGA
- a CDS encoding DsbA family oxidoreductase (COG:Q;~EggNog:ENOG410PUJ8;~InterPro:IPR036249,IPR001853;~PFAM:PF01323;~go_function: GO:0016491 - oxidoreductase activity [Evidence IEA]) — protein sequence MAVIPIEIISDAICPWCFIGYRSLQRTIALYKKTYPGGSKDEFQIVWKPYFIDQVEPEESVLINDRMARRMTPAQISAAQTRLIRVGKSVGIAFRFGGYIGSSRLAHRVLHLALERGGGEMQCAVAETLFKYQFEREEDVSDVEIVVQAAVESSGLDESDVRAFLAGGGGVEETETEARGNRVQGVPHFVIGGQQHLDGAGEMEEFFQAFVAARAGMGKTAA from the exons ATGGCCGTGATTCCAATTGAAATTATCTCCGATGCGATTTGTCCCTGG TGCTTCATTGGCTACCGCAGCCTCCAGCGAACAATAGCGCTGTACAAGAAGACGTATCCCGGGGGCTCGAAAGACGAGTTTCAAATCGTGTGGAAGCCGTACTTTATCGACCAAGTTGAACCGGAGGAGAGCGTGCTCATCAACG ACCGCATGGCACGACGCATGACACCAGCCCAGATCAGCGCCGCACAGACGCGCCTGATCCGAGTCGGAAAGTCCGTTGGGATCGCGTTCCGATTCGGCGGGTATATTGGGTCCTCGAGGCTGGCGCATCGTGTTCTGCATCTAGCCCTGGAGCGGGGCGGGGGCGAGATGCAGTGCGCAGTCGCGGAGACACTATTCAAGTACCAGtttgagagggaggaggacgtAAGTGACGTCGAGATCGTGGTCCAGGCGGCAGTGGAGAGCAGTGGGCTGGACGAGTCGGATGTGCGAGCCTTCCTGGCTGGTGGGGGAGGGGTTGAAGAGACAGAGACTGAAGCAAGGGGAAACAGGGTGCAGGGGGTGCCGCATTTTGTGATTGGGGGGCAGCAGCACCTGGATGGGGcaggggagatggaggagtttTTCCAGGCGTTTGTGGCGGCGAGGGCGGGAATGGGAAAGACAGCTGCATAG